A genomic stretch from Chitinivorax tropicus includes:
- a CDS encoding XrtA/PEP-CTERM system-associated ATPase produces MYEAYYGLQAKPFQLSPDPSFFFGSKGHKRAMSYLEYGLHQGEGFIIVTGEIGAGKTTLVRHMLRKLPADKIVAAHLVSTQLDSDDILRMVAAAFGLPGIEGNKVAVLRRIEDFLRECASKQQRVLLVVDEAQNLAAKAVEELRMLSNFQVGEKPLLQSFLLGQPEFRDTLRGEDLLQLRQRVIASYHLGAMDEAETRAYIEYRLQTAGWQRGVLFTDDAHRAIYQFSRGIPRMINTLCDRLLLMGFLDELQQITGTQVELVIDDMRQEMAFVDPEEAIKPVGGPTRVAANTQLAIELFEERLNKIEDSVSNVLKLSRQILDLASVRRIMEEKH; encoded by the coding sequence ATGTATGAAGCTTATTACGGCCTACAGGCCAAGCCATTCCAACTGAGCCCAGATCCTTCATTCTTCTTTGGCAGCAAAGGCCACAAGCGCGCCATGTCTTACTTGGAATATGGCCTGCATCAGGGAGAAGGGTTCATCATCGTGACCGGCGAGATCGGCGCGGGCAAAACCACGCTGGTGCGGCATATGCTCCGCAAGCTGCCTGCTGACAAGATCGTCGCCGCGCATCTGGTCAGCACACAGCTTGATTCGGATGACATCTTGCGCATGGTTGCTGCGGCATTCGGATTGCCCGGCATCGAGGGTAACAAGGTGGCTGTGTTACGCAGAATCGAAGATTTCCTGCGGGAGTGCGCGAGCAAGCAACAGCGCGTGCTGTTGGTTGTGGATGAGGCGCAGAACCTGGCGGCCAAGGCGGTCGAGGAACTGCGGATGCTGTCCAATTTCCAGGTGGGTGAAAAGCCGCTGCTGCAAAGCTTTCTGCTGGGCCAGCCTGAGTTTCGGGATACTTTGCGGGGCGAAGACCTGTTACAGCTTCGTCAACGTGTGATCGCGTCGTATCACCTTGGGGCGATGGATGAGGCGGAAACCCGAGCCTATATTGAATACCGCCTTCAAACTGCGGGCTGGCAACGTGGTGTGCTGTTCACCGATGATGCCCATCGTGCCATCTATCAGTTCAGTCGAGGTATTCCACGCATGATCAATACCTTGTGTGACCGGCTGCTGCTGATGGGCTTCCTCGACGAATTGCAACAAATTACGGGTACACAGGTTGAATTGGTGATAGATGACATGCGTCAGGAAATGGCCTTTGTCGATCCAGAAGAGGCCATCAAACCTGTGGGCGGCCCTACACGGGTGGCGGCGAATACCCAGCTTGCGATCGAGTTGTTCGAGGAACGCCTGAACAAGATCGAAGACTCCGTGAGCAATGTATTGAAATTGTCCCGGCAGATTCTGGATCTCGCTTCAGTCAGACGGATCATGGAAGAGAAGCATTGA
- a CDS encoding XrtA system polysaccharide deacetylase yields the protein MTIDVEDYFQVSAFEHHIARGSWESLPCRVERNMDVILSLLNQHRTQATFFTLGWIAERYPQLVRRIVAEGHELASHGYGHLRASDQSPTEFSEDVVRAKKLLEDLGGVAVKGYRAPSFSIGAANLWALDTLKQAGYEYSSSIYPVARDHYGMPDAPRFAYRPAAGQGLLEVPPTTVRMFNRNVPASGGGFFRLFPYHLSRALIKRVNQVDAKPAIFYLHPWEVDPGQPRQQGISLKTRVRHYLNLSRTEARLSRLLADFQWGRMDHIFLEGAHE from the coding sequence ATGACGATCGATGTCGAGGACTATTTCCAAGTCTCGGCGTTTGAGCACCATATCGCCCGTGGCAGCTGGGAATCGCTCCCCTGCCGTGTCGAGCGCAATATGGATGTCATCCTCTCATTGCTCAATCAACATCGCACCCAGGCCACCTTTTTTACCCTGGGCTGGATCGCAGAGCGCTATCCGCAACTGGTCAGGCGTATCGTGGCTGAGGGGCATGAGCTGGCCAGCCATGGCTATGGTCATTTGCGGGCATCCGACCAATCGCCGACAGAGTTTTCAGAGGATGTCGTCCGTGCCAAGAAACTGCTCGAAGATCTGGGTGGTGTGGCTGTGAAGGGATACCGTGCGCCCAGTTTTTCGATTGGCGCGGCCAATCTGTGGGCACTTGATACCTTGAAGCAGGCGGGTTACGAATACAGCTCCAGCATCTACCCGGTAGCGCGTGATCATTACGGCATGCCCGATGCGCCCAGGTTCGCGTATCGTCCGGCTGCCGGGCAGGGTTTATTGGAAGTCCCTCCCACTACGGTGCGCATGTTCAATCGTAACGTACCTGCCTCAGGTGGCGGGTTCTTCCGTCTGTTTCCTTATCATCTGTCCCGGGCATTGATCAAAAGAGTGAACCAGGTGGATGCCAAGCCAGCCATTTTCTACCTGCATCCTTGGGAGGTAGACCCTGGACAGCCACGACAGCAGGGTATCAGTTTGAAGACACGGGTTCGGCATTACCTGAATCTGTCACGTACAGAGGCGCGACTCTCCCGATTGTTGGCTGATTTTCAATGGGGACGTATGGATCACATTTTTCTGGAGGGCGCACATGAATGA
- a CDS encoding FemAB family XrtA/PEP-CTERM system-associated protein, translated as MNDMVRTNAMTEPLTVREMAAADRVRWDQFVEHCPDATFFHKAGWQQVIEQAFGHRCTFLMAERAGQIEGILPLCNVKSLMFGNALVSLPFCVYGGVAAITDEARAKLDEAAIKLAEAKSVDHLEYRCEISTHPDWAHKELYVTFRRDIDPDVEANMLAIPRKQRAMVRKGIKFELQGHLDDDVERFFTAYSTSVHRLGTPVFSKRYFKLLQEVFGKDCEVLTIMQGETLVASVLSFYFRDQVLPYYGGGMDVARDVAGNDFMYWDLLRRACERGLKVFDFGRSKLGTGAFDFKKNWGFEATPLQYEYRLIKATAVPDHNPLNPKYQMFIKAWQRMPIQLANMIGPHIVKNLG; from the coding sequence ATGAATGACATGGTGCGCACCAATGCGATGACCGAGCCTTTGACTGTCCGGGAAATGGCAGCTGCCGACCGGGTGCGCTGGGATCAATTCGTTGAGCACTGCCCCGATGCCACGTTCTTCCACAAAGCGGGTTGGCAGCAGGTGATTGAGCAGGCGTTTGGGCACCGTTGCACTTTTCTGATGGCGGAAAGAGCGGGCCAGATCGAAGGCATTTTACCGCTATGCAATGTGAAGAGCCTGATGTTCGGCAACGCGTTGGTCAGCCTGCCTTTCTGTGTCTATGGTGGGGTGGCGGCAATAACAGATGAAGCGCGGGCCAAGCTGGATGAGGCGGCTATCAAGCTGGCGGAAGCCAAATCAGTCGATCATCTGGAGTACCGCTGTGAAATCTCCACGCATCCAGACTGGGCGCACAAAGAGCTGTATGTGACCTTTCGGCGTGATATCGACCCGGATGTGGAGGCCAATATGTTGGCCATTCCCAGAAAGCAGCGTGCCATGGTGCGAAAAGGCATCAAGTTTGAGCTGCAGGGGCATCTGGACGACGATGTCGAGCGTTTCTTCACCGCTTATTCCACCAGCGTACATCGTTTGGGCACGCCAGTCTTTTCCAAGCGTTACTTCAAGTTGTTGCAAGAGGTGTTCGGTAAAGACTGCGAAGTGCTGACCATCATGCAAGGCGAAACGCTGGTTGCCAGCGTACTTAGTTTCTATTTCCGTGATCAGGTGCTGCCGTACTATGGTGGCGGCATGGATGTGGCGCGTGATGTGGCTGGCAACGACTTCATGTACTGGGATTTACTGCGCAGGGCATGCGAGCGGGGTCTCAAGGTGTTCGATTTCGGGCGCTCCAAGCTGGGTACTGGTGCTTTTGATTTCAAGAAGAATTGGGGTTTTGAGGCCACGCCACTGCAATACGAGTATCGCTTGATCAAGGCGACGGCTGTGCCCGACCATAACCCGCTCAATCCCAAGTATCAGATGTTCATCAAGGCATGGCAGCGCATGCCCATTCAGCTGGCCAATATGATCGGCCCGCATATCGTCAAGAATCTCGGCTGA
- a CDS encoding TIGR03087 family PEP-CTERM/XrtA system glycosyltransferase translates to MQDLLYLVHRIPYPPNKGDKVRSFNMLRFLAQRYRVHLGAFVDDPEDWRYVDDLKQFCGEVHLEPLSRRRATLKSATGLLSGEALTLPFYRHNHMQQWVDRVLRRHPIQRVLVFSSPMAQYVAKHTHLTRIADFVDIDSDKWRQYAQSKQWPLSWVYRREADRLFTFEQQVTQQFDGTVFVSSIEAQHFRDMAPACKAKVGYVNNGVDAEYFNGDRAYDNPYGADEIPLVFTGAMDYWPNIDAVQWFASEILPGLRQRIPALVFYIVGARPTEAVLALAQQVGIKVTGSVPDIRPYIAHARLAVAPLRIARGVQNKVLEAMAMAKLVIASPQAAEGIEATRGEDLLVADQAPDYQHLIERALAGEFATVPQAARQCVERHYDWFTNLAHFAELLDRSPGTSVLPNAVIPAMSHSGRGG, encoded by the coding sequence ATGCAAGATCTGTTGTATCTCGTCCATCGCATTCCCTATCCGCCCAACAAGGGGGATAAGGTTCGTTCCTTCAACATGCTGCGTTTTCTGGCCCAACGCTATCGTGTGCACCTCGGTGCATTTGTGGATGACCCGGAAGACTGGCGCTATGTGGATGACCTGAAGCAATTTTGTGGTGAGGTGCATCTGGAGCCCTTATCCCGTCGTCGGGCCACATTGAAGAGCGCTACCGGGCTATTGAGTGGTGAAGCGCTGACCTTGCCCTTCTATCGTCACAATCACATGCAGCAGTGGGTTGATCGGGTATTGCGTCGCCACCCGATTCAGCGTGTCTTGGTGTTCTCGTCACCGATGGCGCAATATGTGGCCAAGCATACTCACCTGACCCGGATTGCAGATTTTGTGGATATCGATTCGGATAAATGGCGGCAATATGCGCAATCCAAACAATGGCCATTGTCGTGGGTCTACCGCCGGGAAGCGGATAGGCTGTTCACCTTTGAGCAGCAGGTGACCCAGCAATTTGACGGCACGGTTTTTGTCTCATCCATCGAGGCCCAGCATTTCCGTGACATGGCCCCGGCATGCAAAGCCAAAGTGGGTTATGTCAACAATGGTGTCGATGCGGAGTATTTCAACGGCGACCGGGCCTATGACAATCCATATGGCGCAGATGAAATCCCCCTGGTGTTCACCGGTGCGATGGATTACTGGCCCAATATCGATGCTGTGCAGTGGTTCGCCAGTGAGATCCTGCCCGGATTGAGGCAGCGAATCCCGGCGTTGGTTTTCTATATTGTCGGTGCGCGGCCTACGGAAGCGGTGCTGGCGCTCGCGCAGCAGGTTGGTATCAAGGTGACCGGCAGTGTGCCCGATATCCGTCCCTATATCGCCCACGCCCGGCTGGCCGTGGCGCCATTGCGCATTGCTCGTGGTGTGCAGAACAAGGTGCTGGAAGCAATGGCGATGGCCAAATTGGTCATCGCATCGCCGCAAGCAGCAGAAGGCATCGAGGCCACCCGAGGCGAGGATTTGCTGGTGGCTGACCAGGCGCCGGACTACCAACACTTGATCGAGCGGGCATTGGCGGGCGAATTTGCAACGGTTCCTCAGGCTGCCCGGCAGTGTGTGGAGCGCCATTATGATTGGTTTACCAATCTGGCCCATTTTGCTGAATTGTTGGATCGCTCGCCGGGAACCAGTGTGTTGCCAAATGCCGTGATTCCGGCGATGTCACATTCCGGGAGGGGTGGGTGA
- the xrtA gene encoding exosortase A yields the protein MRLESPAGNISTGGDRAANAWRKPLGLFLVALTLLLIVYADTWLGMVDIWYRSDTYAHGFLIAPISLWLVWQRRRHVATLSPGPAMLPLVGLVLLGAVWLVGNVAGAMVVQQYAFVLMLPLLVWAILGWEVTWALCFPLTYLILAVPFGEVLLPWMMNFTADFTVGMLRMTGIPVYREGLFFTIPSGQWSVVEACSGLRYLIASFTLGTLYAYLTYRRASRRVVFTLASILVPILANGLRAYLIVMIGHMSNMKYAVGVDHLIYGWLFFGIIMLALFWVGAYWREDGEETAGDGVVPFYRTIPVTTWLISIGMLVGVLLPWPGYAYYLKTHANGKPQQVVLDAPLGWSSAERRLKWSPAYDNAPFKLQQEFSNGHQVAGVFIGFYPGALRGAEMVSTGNGLFREEEHQEWTLLRQMNVESRYWGTVKQSDIRGVGTQFRLWQRYWIDGIWTADPYYAKLLQAKARLLGAPAQSAIVMMYAPVAEGENGQALDQFAAVMLPALEEGLQHAR from the coding sequence GTGAGACTGGAATCGCCTGCTGGCAATATTTCAACGGGGGGTGACCGGGCAGCCAATGCTTGGCGCAAGCCGCTGGGTCTGTTTTTGGTTGCGCTGACCTTGCTGCTCATTGTCTACGCCGACACTTGGCTGGGCATGGTCGATATCTGGTATCGGTCGGATACCTATGCGCACGGCTTTCTGATTGCGCCAATCAGTCTGTGGCTGGTCTGGCAACGCCGACGCCATGTGGCAACTCTATCACCCGGCCCTGCCATGCTGCCATTGGTCGGGCTGGTGCTGTTGGGTGCGGTGTGGTTGGTAGGCAATGTGGCTGGGGCCATGGTGGTGCAACAATACGCCTTTGTGCTCATGCTGCCATTGCTGGTATGGGCGATACTGGGCTGGGAAGTCACTTGGGCACTGTGTTTTCCGTTGACCTACCTGATTCTGGCGGTGCCATTTGGTGAGGTGCTGCTGCCATGGATGATGAATTTCACCGCTGATTTCACGGTTGGCATGTTGCGCATGACCGGTATCCCGGTTTACCGGGAGGGGCTGTTCTTCACCATTCCCTCCGGCCAGTGGTCAGTCGTAGAAGCGTGCAGTGGGTTACGTTACCTGATCGCCTCGTTCACACTGGGCACCCTGTATGCATATCTGACCTATCGTCGGGCTTCCCGCCGTGTGGTCTTCACACTTGCCTCCATTCTGGTGCCGATACTGGCCAATGGATTGCGAGCGTATTTGATTGTGATGATCGGCCACATGAGCAATATGAAGTACGCCGTGGGTGTGGATCATCTGATCTATGGCTGGCTGTTCTTCGGCATCATCATGCTGGCCTTGTTCTGGGTGGGGGCCTATTGGCGCGAAGACGGTGAGGAGACTGCAGGTGACGGAGTCGTACCGTTCTACCGCACCATTCCGGTCACAACGTGGTTGATCAGCATTGGCATGCTGGTGGGTGTGCTGCTGCCCTGGCCGGGCTATGCCTATTACCTGAAAACGCACGCCAATGGCAAACCTCAGCAGGTTGTGCTGGATGCACCGCTCGGTTGGTCATCCGCTGAGCGCCGTCTCAAGTGGTCGCCGGCGTATGACAATGCGCCATTCAAGCTGCAGCAGGAGTTTTCCAATGGCCATCAAGTGGCCGGTGTATTCATCGGGTTTTACCCCGGCGCCCTACGTGGGGCAGAGATGGTGTCCACTGGCAATGGGCTGTTCAGAGAAGAAGAACATCAAGAGTGGACACTGTTACGGCAGATGAATGTGGAAAGCCGTTACTGGGGCACAGTCAAGCAATCGGATATCCGTGGTGTCGGGACACAGTTCCGGCTGTGGCAGCGATATTGGATCGATGGCATTTGGACGGCTGATCCCTACTATGCCAAGTTGCTGCAGGCGAAAGCACGGCTCCTGGGGGCGCCTGCCCAATCCGCCATCGTCATGATGTATGCGCCCGTGGCAGAGGGTGAGAACGGTCAGGCATTGGATCAATTCGCGGCGGTGATGCTACCGGCCTTGGAGGAAGGGTTGCAACATGCCAGATAA
- a CDS encoding TIGR03088 family PEP-CTERM/XrtA system glycosyltransferase: MPDKQGGAATPPLVAHLIYSLDFGGLENGLVNLINHMPGDVCRHVIICLTTYSDFAKRIQRPDVPIHALNKPPGKAIGSYLKLWRLLRQLKPDLLHTRNLAALEGQFWAVLAGIPHRIHSEHGRDADDIDGTNLKYQRLRRLFRPFVQHQIALSRDLQRYLADRVFVPPHALSQIYNGVDDTRFVPSPEGRADVVDSPFNGRDDLLVIGTVGRLQPVKDQVNLADAFGRLIASNPQYRSFVRLAIIGDGGTRDKVLSKLEGSGVADLTWLPGARHDVSDLMRAFDVFALPSLAEGISNTILEAMSCGLPVVATDVGGNAELIEHGHTGLLVPKADPAALAEALNRYVVDASLRRAHGLAGRLRIEREFSLTRMVEKYSDIYRRALQGAL; the protein is encoded by the coding sequence ATGCCAGATAAGCAGGGCGGTGCGGCCACCCCCCCGCTGGTTGCACACCTGATCTACAGCCTGGATTTCGGCGGCTTGGAGAATGGATTGGTCAATCTGATCAATCACATGCCAGGAGATGTGTGTCGTCATGTCATCATCTGCCTGACGACCTACAGCGATTTCGCCAAGCGTATTCAACGCCCAGACGTGCCGATCCATGCTTTGAACAAGCCGCCTGGCAAGGCAATCGGGTCGTACTTGAAGTTGTGGCGGTTGCTTCGGCAGCTGAAGCCGGATCTGCTGCATACCCGCAATCTGGCCGCGCTGGAAGGACAGTTCTGGGCAGTGCTGGCTGGCATACCGCACCGTATCCATAGCGAGCACGGGCGGGATGCGGACGACATCGATGGCACCAATCTCAAGTACCAGCGATTGCGGCGTTTGTTCCGCCCATTTGTGCAGCATCAAATTGCCTTGTCGAGAGATCTGCAGCGCTATCTGGCTGACCGGGTCTTCGTGCCCCCCCATGCTTTGTCGCAAATCTACAATGGGGTGGACGACACCCGGTTTGTCCCATCGCCAGAGGGCAGGGCAGACGTTGTCGACTCACCTTTCAATGGCCGGGATGACTTGTTGGTGATCGGCACTGTAGGGCGGTTGCAGCCGGTCAAGGATCAAGTGAATCTGGCTGATGCGTTTGGTCGTCTGATCGCCAGCAATCCGCAATACCGGAGTTTTGTGCGACTGGCGATCATCGGTGACGGCGGTACACGTGACAAAGTACTCAGCAAGCTGGAAGGGTCAGGTGTGGCCGACCTGACCTGGTTGCCCGGCGCACGGCACGATGTGTCTGATCTGATGCGTGCCTTTGATGTGTTTGCCCTGCCCTCATTGGCGGAAGGCATCTCCAACACCATTCTCGAAGCCATGTCCTGTGGTTTACCGGTGGTGGCGACCGATGTGGGAGGCAATGCGGAATTGATCGAGCACGGTCATACTGGGCTGCTGGTGCCCAAGGCAGACCCGGCAGCATTGGCTGAGGCACTCAACCGTTATGTGGTGGATGCTTCCTTGCGTCGGGCTCATGGTTTGGCTGGGCGGCTACGTATCGAGCGCGAATTCAGCCTGACCCGCATGGTGGAAAAATATTCGGATATCTACCGGCGTGCCTTACAAGGCGCGTTGTAA
- a CDS encoding XrtA/PEP-CTERM system amidotransferase, producing the protein MCGIVGLFDLKGRRVYERELVSRLNDIQYHRGPDESGLHIEPGVAFGHRRLSIIDLSTGQQPLFNEDRSVVVVFNGEIYNFQELMPELQALGHTFRTHSDTEVIVHAWEEWGEACVQRFRGMFAFALWDRNRDILFLARDRLGVKPLFYALLPDGTMMFSSELKSIAAHPAFDKVLDPMSIEDYFAYGYIPEPRTVYLGASKLEPGHTLTFRHGGIMPEPREYWDVPFKSIGPISEKEAEEEMIRRLRDSVRIRMISEVPLGAFLSGGVDSSAVVAMMAGLSSDPVNTCSISFGDPKFNEAEFAQQVANRYHTNHRVEQVDPDDFSLLDKLAGMYDEPYADSSALPTYRVCQLARKHVTVALSGDGGDENVAGYRRYRFHLNEEKLRSALPLSIRRPLFGTLGTLYPKADWAPRMFRAKSTFEALARDSVEAYFHAVSIFKTSMRAKLYTPKFMAELGGYHASNAMRRHAQKAPTDHPLSLVQYLDMKTYLVGDILTKVDRASMANSLEVREPLLDHSWMEWMSGLPPELKLKGGEGKYILKKSLEPYLPNDILYRQKMGFAVPLAAWFRGPLRQRVREALLGDTLAQTGWFNQSYLLELVTHHEKGIRDYSAPIWTLLMFESFLRNCLGVTASDTSKVA; encoded by the coding sequence ATGTGTGGCATTGTTGGTCTGTTTGACCTGAAAGGCCGTCGGGTTTACGAGCGTGAGCTGGTGTCTCGGCTCAATGACATTCAATATCATCGCGGGCCAGACGAAAGCGGCTTGCACATCGAGCCGGGCGTGGCATTTGGCCATCGCCGCCTGTCGATCATTGATTTGTCCACTGGTCAGCAACCATTGTTCAACGAAGACCGCTCCGTGGTCGTCGTGTTCAATGGTGAGATCTACAATTTCCAGGAATTGATGCCCGAGCTGCAGGCTTTGGGACACACCTTCCGCACCCACTCCGATACCGAGGTCATCGTCCATGCCTGGGAAGAGTGGGGGGAGGCATGCGTACAGCGCTTCCGGGGCATGTTTGCCTTTGCGCTGTGGGATCGCAACCGGGATATCCTGTTCCTGGCACGTGACCGATTGGGCGTCAAACCGCTGTTCTACGCTTTGCTGCCAGACGGCACCATGATGTTCTCGTCCGAGTTGAAATCGATTGCCGCTCACCCAGCTTTCGACAAGGTACTCGATCCGATGTCGATCGAGGATTATTTTGCTTATGGCTATATTCCCGAGCCCCGTACCGTCTATCTAGGGGCCTCAAAGCTGGAACCCGGCCATACCCTGACCTTCCGTCATGGTGGCATCATGCCGGAGCCGCGTGAATATTGGGATGTGCCGTTCAAATCGATCGGCCCCATCAGCGAAAAAGAAGCGGAAGAGGAAATGATCCGCCGCCTGCGGGACTCCGTGCGGATACGCATGATCTCGGAAGTACCATTGGGGGCATTCCTGTCCGGCGGGGTGGATTCGAGTGCGGTGGTGGCGATGATGGCCGGTTTGTCATCCGACCCGGTCAATACCTGTTCGATCTCCTTTGGCGACCCCAAATTCAACGAGGCCGAATTCGCCCAGCAAGTTGCCAATCGTTACCATACCAATCATCGTGTCGAGCAGGTTGATCCAGATGATTTCAGCCTGCTCGACAAGCTGGCGGGCATGTATGATGAGCCATATGCCGACAGCTCCGCGTTGCCCACCTATCGTGTGTGCCAACTGGCCCGCAAACATGTCACGGTGGCATTGTCGGGTGATGGGGGAGATGAGAACGTCGCCGGTTACCGCCGCTATCGTTTCCATTTGAACGAGGAAAAGCTGCGTTCAGCCTTACCGCTGTCGATCCGCCGTCCGCTGTTTGGCACCTTGGGCACGCTTTATCCGAAAGCGGACTGGGCGCCTCGGATGTTCCGCGCCAAATCGACCTTTGAAGCGCTGGCGAGGGATTCGGTCGAGGCGTATTTCCACGCGGTGTCGATCTTCAAGACCAGCATGCGCGCCAAGCTGTACACCCCTAAATTCATGGCCGAGCTGGGGGGCTATCATGCCAGTAACGCTATGCGCCGCCATGCCCAGAAGGCACCGACTGATCATCCATTGAGCTTGGTGCAATATCTGGACATGAAGACCTATCTGGTCGGGGACATTCTCACCAAGGTGGATCGCGCCAGCATGGCCAACTCGCTGGAAGTCCGCGAGCCGTTACTGGATCACTCATGGATGGAATGGATGTCCGGCCTGCCGCCAGAGCTCAAGCTGAAAGGGGGCGAGGGCAAATACATCCTCAAGAAATCGTTGGAGCCTTACCTGCCCAACGACATCCTCTATCGCCAGAAAATGGGCTTTGCCGTGCCGCTGGCAGCGTGGTTCCGTGGGCCATTACGGCAGCGGGTGCGGGAAGCGCTGTTGGGCGATACCCTGGCCCAGACCGGTTGGTTCAACCAGAGCTACCTGTTGGAGCTGGTCACCCATCATGAAAAGGGTATCCGTGACTACAGCGCACCGATCTGGACACTGTTGATGTTCGAATCCTTCCTGCGCAACTGTCTGGGGGTGACGGCAAGTGACACGAGCAAGGTGGCCTGA
- a CDS encoding TIGR04063 family PEP-CTERM/XrtA system glycosyltransferase — MRILHILDHSIPLHSGYTFRTAAILREQRKLGWETFHLTSPKQENCTVLEEDVDGLHFYRTPPAKGFMASKPVLSEIALIQATAHRLEEVAKQVRPDVLHAHSPVLNAIPALQVGQKLGIPVVYEVRAFWEDAAVDHGTSKEWGLRYRATRGLETYALKRVQAVTTICEGLRGDIVARGIPADKVTVIPNAVDIEKFQVGAQPDPALQARLGLQGKTVLGFIGSFYAYEGLNVLLDALPLMLRENPDIRLLLTGGGHQETALKQQAQQLGISEQIVFTGRVPNADVPQYYDLVDVLVYPRLPMRLTELVTPLKPLEAMAQGRLVAASDVGGHRELIQPNVTGVLFRADDAADLAKVVLDLAAHPERWPAMKSAGRHYVETERNWANSVSRYQHIYPALLNGKRR, encoded by the coding sequence ATGCGGATTCTGCACATTCTGGATCACTCCATTCCACTGCATTCCGGCTACACCTTCCGTACAGCGGCTATTTTGCGTGAGCAGCGCAAGCTGGGATGGGAGACATTCCACCTGACCAGCCCCAAGCAGGAGAACTGTACGGTGCTGGAAGAGGATGTGGATGGCTTGCATTTCTATCGTACCCCGCCCGCCAAAGGCTTCATGGCCAGCAAGCCGGTATTGTCCGAAATCGCACTGATTCAAGCCACAGCCCACCGACTGGAGGAGGTGGCCAAGCAAGTCAGGCCAGATGTCTTGCATGCCCATTCCCCGGTGCTCAATGCCATTCCTGCCTTGCAGGTGGGGCAAAAGCTCGGCATCCCGGTGGTGTATGAAGTACGCGCCTTCTGGGAGGATGCTGCCGTTGACCATGGCACCAGCAAAGAATGGGGGCTGCGTTACCGCGCCACACGCGGTCTGGAGACTTATGCGCTGAAGCGTGTCCAGGCTGTGACCACCATCTGCGAAGGGCTGCGTGGCGATATCGTCGCACGTGGCATTCCTGCGGACAAAGTGACGGTGATCCCCAATGCCGTGGATATCGAGAAGTTCCAGGTTGGCGCCCAGCCAGACCCGGCCTTGCAAGCCAGATTGGGGCTACAGGGCAAGACCGTGCTGGGATTCATCGGCTCGTTCTATGCATATGAGGGCTTGAATGTCCTACTGGATGCATTGCCTTTGATGTTGCGCGAGAACCCGGATATCCGGCTGCTGTTGACTGGCGGTGGCCACCAAGAGACTGCGTTGAAACAGCAAGCGCAACAGCTTGGCATCAGCGAACAGATCGTCTTCACCGGGCGCGTGCCAAATGCTGATGTACCTCAATACTACGATCTGGTGGATGTACTGGTGTACCCACGCCTGCCGATGCGCCTGACCGAATTGGTGACACCGTTGAAACCACTGGAAGCGATGGCGCAAGGCCGCTTGGTGGCGGCCAGTGATGTCGGCGGCCATCGCGAGCTGATTCAGCCCAATGTGACCGGGGTACTGTTCCGTGCAGATGATGCAGCTGATCTGGCCAAGGTGGTGCTGGATCTTGCAGCACACCCGGAACGCTGGCCCGCTATGAAGTCTGCGGGCCGCCACTACGTTGAAACCGAGCGCAATTGGGCGAACAGCGTCAGCCGGTACCAACACATCTACCCCGCGCTATTGAACGGAAAGCGGCGATGA